The Kocuria sp. TGY1127_2 genome includes a window with the following:
- the guaD gene encoding guanine deaminase — MNITERHEDGMPRARSAAIRIITGHVVTPVQGSAKETMDLENGAIAVREGRIIAVGEATDIVKTYPTGSIEAYGDRLVVPGFVDCHVHYSQMNMIASPGLQLLEWLENYTFPAEGRFADREHCAEMANFFTDQLIAHGVTSACAYSTVHPESARALFQSARAKNLRLMTGKVCMDRNAPEYLLDTPEQAYEESLQLLEEWHGVERLEYALTPRFAPTSSSRQLELLGKIAEDHPDVVVQTHLSENPAECDWVSGLFPDESDYTAVYERFGLVRRRSVFGHATHVSANELERLGSARASLAHCPTSNLFLGSGLFELKKNQRYEGLRIGLGSDVGAGTSLSPLASLNEAYKVSRSVGEPLESFEALRLATLDGAEALGTDHAVGSLETGKEADIVILDPESSPVLRQRADYAQSTEELLFATMLLGDDRTVHSVYVAGSKSR, encoded by the coding sequence ATGAACATCACCGAAAGACACGAGGATGGCATGCCCAGGGCGAGATCCGCGGCTATCCGGATCATCACAGGCCACGTGGTAACCCCAGTCCAGGGGTCGGCGAAAGAGACCATGGACCTCGAAAACGGTGCCATAGCGGTGAGGGAAGGTCGCATCATCGCGGTGGGCGAGGCAACGGACATCGTCAAGACATACCCGACGGGATCGATAGAGGCCTATGGCGATCGCCTGGTCGTTCCGGGTTTCGTCGACTGCCACGTCCACTACTCGCAGATGAACATGATCGCTTCGCCAGGCCTACAGCTCCTCGAATGGCTGGAGAATTACACGTTCCCCGCCGAAGGCCGCTTCGCGGATCGCGAGCATTGCGCCGAAATGGCGAATTTCTTTACCGATCAGCTCATCGCCCACGGCGTCACCTCGGCGTGCGCTTACTCCACGGTCCATCCGGAGTCGGCCCGTGCGCTGTTCCAATCGGCTCGAGCCAAGAACCTCCGTCTGATGACGGGGAAGGTCTGTATGGACCGCAACGCCCCCGAGTACCTGCTCGATACTCCGGAGCAGGCATACGAGGAGAGCCTTCAGCTGCTGGAAGAGTGGCACGGGGTGGAACGACTGGAATACGCACTGACTCCGCGATTTGCCCCGACGTCGTCATCCCGGCAATTGGAACTTCTCGGGAAGATCGCGGAGGACCATCCCGACGTGGTGGTCCAGACCCATCTTTCGGAGAATCCTGCGGAATGCGATTGGGTTTCCGGACTTTTCCCGGATGAAAGCGACTACACGGCCGTCTACGAACGTTTCGGTCTGGTCAGACGCCGCTCGGTCTTCGGGCACGCGACTCATGTCTCCGCCAACGAACTGGAACGACTGGGATCTGCCAGGGCTTCCCTCGCGCACTGCCCTACTTCAAATCTATTTCTCGGTTCGGGTCTCTTCGAGCTCAAGAAAAACCAACGGTACGAAGGACTGCGGATCGGGCTGGGATCCGACGTCGGCGCCGGCACCAGCCTTTCGCCTCTCGCATCGCTCAACGAGGCCTACAAGGTCAGTCGTTCCGTCGGCGAACCATTGGAATCTTTTGAAGCTCTTCGCCTGGCAACACTGGATGGGGCCGAGGCGCTGGGCACGGACCATGCGGTCGGCAGCCTCGAGACCGGGAAGGAGGCGGACATCGTGATCCTGGATCCCGAATCCAGCCCGGTTCTCCGCCAGCGAGCCGACTATGCACAGAGCACCGAGGAATTGCTGTTTGCCACGATGCTGCTCGGCGACGATCGGACCGTTCACAGCGTCTACGTCGCCGGCTCGAAATCGAGGTGA
- a CDS encoding nucleobase:cation symporter-2 family protein, with the protein MTSEKTVKKPPRRTSVPASSDRPEDAWLPAGKLITFGLQHVLTMYGGIIAVPLVMANALGLSAGRTAIMVTASLFVGGLATILQSVGVPFLGAKLPVVQGVTFGGVATMLAILATPGSNITTVLGAVIVASIVGFLIAPFFASVVRFLPPVVTGTVIAGIGLSLIPVASDWSMGGDAKASDYGSMANVLLAFMTLAITLVFSKVGSAALSRLSILLGLVAGTIAGLFMGLTDFSGVGEGAWAAPPEIFGFGWPTFDPAAIISMVIVILVAMTESVANLLAVGEVVGTRVGRRRIARGLRADMLSSAAAPVFGSFTQTAFSQNIGLIALTGVKSRFVVATGGVILVVMGLLPVLGQVVAAIPMPVLGGAGIVLFGTVAGSGIRTLKGVSYEGNMNLIIVSVSLAFGMIPMVQPDIYQDFPSWFQTIFSSGISSAAIMAVLLNLIFNEIHLGNSKGASVFAARPVRYLTSSDLEKLQEGDVVTDGKLVDRDGEEVPCVPDSRTTEVQEAIASGEVTDTSQIRMILDGDKPVARKAPQD; encoded by the coding sequence ATGACCAGCGAGAAAACCGTCAAAAAACCACCTCGGCGGACGTCAGTGCCCGCCTCGTCCGATCGCCCCGAGGATGCATGGTTGCCCGCCGGCAAGCTGATCACTTTTGGTCTTCAGCACGTCTTGACGATGTACGGCGGAATCATCGCGGTACCCCTGGTCATGGCCAATGCCCTGGGACTATCGGCGGGTCGGACCGCCATCATGGTCACGGCCAGCCTCTTTGTAGGCGGTTTGGCCACAATTCTGCAGAGCGTGGGAGTGCCATTTCTCGGAGCCAAACTTCCCGTGGTCCAGGGCGTCACCTTCGGCGGCGTGGCCACCATGTTGGCCATCCTGGCCACGCCCGGCAGCAACATCACGACCGTTCTTGGGGCGGTGATTGTCGCGAGCATCGTCGGATTCCTGATCGCTCCGTTCTTTGCTTCGGTGGTTCGGTTCCTGCCACCCGTCGTCACCGGAACGGTTATTGCGGGGATCGGGCTGAGCCTGATTCCCGTTGCCTCCGACTGGTCAATGGGCGGCGACGCGAAGGCTTCGGACTACGGTTCCATGGCCAATGTGCTCCTCGCCTTCATGACCCTCGCGATCACGCTGGTCTTCAGCAAGGTCGGTTCGGCGGCATTGTCCCGCCTTTCGATCCTCTTGGGACTCGTCGCCGGCACGATCGCCGGGTTGTTCATGGGACTGACCGATTTCTCCGGCGTCGGGGAGGGGGCATGGGCTGCGCCGCCGGAGATATTCGGATTCGGGTGGCCGACTTTCGATCCTGCCGCGATCATCTCGATGGTGATCGTGATCCTCGTCGCGATGACGGAATCGGTTGCAAATCTGTTGGCGGTCGGCGAAGTGGTCGGGACACGCGTAGGTCGTCGTCGGATTGCTCGCGGCCTCCGGGCGGACATGCTGTCTTCCGCCGCCGCACCAGTTTTCGGGTCATTCACGCAGACCGCTTTTTCGCAGAATATCGGGTTGATCGCCCTAACCGGGGTCAAGAGCCGATTCGTGGTGGCCACGGGCGGAGTGATTCTGGTGGTCATGGGCCTCCTGCCGGTTCTGGGCCAAGTCGTGGCCGCGATTCCCATGCCGGTCCTGGGCGGTGCGGGGATCGTCCTGTTCGGGACCGTTGCGGGCTCGGGCATCCGCACGCTGAAAGGGGTTTCCTACGAAGGGAATATGAACCTCATCATCGTTTCCGTTTCCCTGGCCTTCGGGATGATCCCCATGGTCCAACCGGACATCTACCAAGATTTTCCGTCCTGGTTCCAGACGATCTTCTCCTCCGGAATCTCCTCGGCCGCGATCATGGCCGTGCTCCTGAATCTCATCTTCAATGAGATTCATCTCGGAAATTCCAAGGGTGCGTCGGTATTCGCCGCCAGGCCGGTCCGTTATCTCACGTCATCGGATCTCGAGAAGCTTCAGGAGGGTGACGTCGTGACCGACGGCAAGCTCGTCGACCGGGACGGCGAAGAGGTGCCTTGCGTTCCGGACTCGAGGACAACTGAGGTCCAGGAAGCGATCGCTTCCGGTGAGGTGACCGATACGAGCCAAATCCGAATGATCCTCGACGGAGACAAACCGGTAGCACGGAAGGCGCCGCAGGACTAG
- a CDS encoding xanthine dehydrogenase small subunit, whose amino-acid sequence MGSFHITVNGQPREDANVPVYLNLLDWLRNLGLTGAKEGCAEGECGACAVLIARPDGDGGSRWTSVNACLTPALACNGQEVITSEGLGTCPGPGSDEDLHPVQREMAYRGGSQCGFCTPGFICSMAAEYYRPERATESVSEATEEMGGNGFDLHALSGNLCRCTGYRPIKDAAYALETPDKDDPLFERQSSSAPPACRTEVHTETSTFVRPSSIEELAQRCADHPDAVLLAGGTDVGVETNIRHIRPETVLAIDHLEGLRSFRFAEDYVELGASMTLSELERGLDGRIPLLAQLIPQFASRLVRNSATLGGNLGTGSPIGDSAPVLLALDASLVLFSTSGERTVPISEYFTGYRQTVREPGEFIRAVRIPMPLSETTAFYKVAKRRFDDISSVATAFSMQLEQGRISSIRIGMGGVAATPIRALAAERALVNQPWTEETAREASALMTAESTPMDDHRASSRYRSQMLEQSMMRFFAQYRPSEYIGAKS is encoded by the coding sequence ATGGGTTCATTTCACATCACCGTCAACGGCCAACCCCGAGAAGATGCCAACGTACCTGTGTACCTCAATCTGCTGGACTGGCTCCGCAATCTGGGCCTCACCGGTGCCAAAGAAGGTTGTGCAGAAGGGGAATGCGGCGCGTGCGCCGTCCTGATCGCTCGACCGGACGGTGACGGGGGTTCCCGATGGACGTCCGTCAACGCGTGCCTGACACCGGCACTCGCATGCAACGGCCAGGAGGTCATCACCTCGGAAGGGCTCGGGACCTGCCCCGGACCAGGGTCCGATGAGGACCTTCACCCTGTACAGCGCGAAATGGCCTACCGTGGCGGATCCCAGTGCGGCTTCTGCACCCCCGGCTTCATCTGCTCGATGGCCGCCGAGTACTACCGACCCGAACGCGCCACCGAATCCGTCTCCGAGGCGACCGAAGAGATGGGTGGCAACGGTTTCGACCTGCACGCCCTATCGGGAAACCTCTGCCGTTGCACCGGATACCGTCCCATCAAGGATGCCGCATATGCACTCGAGACACCGGACAAGGACGACCCCCTGTTCGAACGCCAATCGTCCTCGGCTCCGCCGGCGTGCCGCACCGAAGTGCACACCGAGACCTCGACGTTCGTCCGCCCTTCCAGCATTGAGGAATTGGCGCAACGGTGCGCGGACCACCCGGATGCGGTGCTCCTCGCCGGTGGGACCGATGTCGGGGTCGAAACCAATATTCGGCATATTCGCCCCGAGACGGTCCTGGCCATCGATCACCTCGAGGGGCTCCGCTCTTTCCGATTCGCGGAGGACTACGTGGAGCTCGGAGCCTCAATGACCCTTTCTGAACTGGAGCGTGGCCTGGACGGTCGGATTCCGCTGCTTGCCCAGCTCATCCCCCAGTTCGCATCACGGCTGGTGCGCAACAGCGCTACGTTGGGCGGCAACCTCGGCACGGGGTCGCCAATCGGCGACTCCGCTCCCGTACTCCTGGCCCTGGACGCTTCCCTCGTATTGTTCTCGACGTCGGGCGAGCGCACCGTGCCGATCTCCGAATACTTCACCGGGTACAGACAGACCGTCCGGGAACCGGGAGAGTTCATTCGCGCGGTCCGAATCCCGATGCCACTCTCGGAAACCACGGCTTTCTACAAGGTCGCCAAACGACGATTCGACGACATCTCATCGGTCGCAACGGCCTTCTCCATGCAGCTCGAACAAGGTCGCATTTCCTCGATTCGGATCGGAATGGGTGGTGTCGCGGCCACGCCCATTCGTGCGCTCGCCGCCGAGCGAGCCCTTGTGAACCAGCCATGGACGGAGGAGACGGCCCGTGAGGCCTCCGCCCTGATGACCGCCGAAAGCACACCCATGGACGACCACCGCGCGAGCTCGCGCTATCGATCACAAATGCTCGAGCAGAGCATGATGCGATTCTTCGCCCAATACCGTCCCTCCGAATACATAGGAGCGAAATCATGA
- the xdhB gene encoding xanthine dehydrogenase molybdopterin binding subunit, whose product MNTVTQPPASSNPAGVGTRVSHESAALHVTGEALYTHDLATRDKSALHAWPVQSPHAHAFVTSLRTERARKVPGVVEVLTAEDVPGLNDAGVKHDEPLFPSEVMYFGHAVCWVIGETTEAARQGAEAVEIDYEPLSSIVTLPEAIDSGSFQGPQHLLERGQSGPALDNSAHRFRGTFEFGGQEHFYLETHASYARVDEGGQVLVNSSTQHPSETQEIVAHVLGLSSHDVTVQSLRMGGAFGGKEMQPHGLAAIAAIATVRTGKPVSLRLTRTQDITMTGKRHPFHAEWEAGFDEQGRFTALEATLTADGGWAMDLSEPVLSRAMCHIDNAYMIPNVSVTGRIAQTNKTSQTAFRGFGGPQGMLVLENILGRCAPLIGLDAGELRRRNFYQPGDTTPYGQPVRHAERIAEIWGTLNERADVVRRKAEIAEFNAAHTDTKKSLAMTPVKFGISFNFAAFNQAGALVHVYKDGSVLINHGGTEMGQGLHTKMRQVAATTLGVGLERVRLAPTRTDKVPNTSATAASSGADLNGGAVKNACEQIRGRLAQVAAGKFGANPHDVRFEDDGVAALGKDPVRFEEVVSDAYLQRVQLFAAGYYRTEGIHWDSANMHGSPFKYFAYGAAATEVEVDAFTGAYRVLRTDIVHDVGDSLSPLVDVGQIEGGFVQGTGWLTLEELRWDTSDGERRGRLATQAASTYKLPSFSELPEEFNVHLYERATESGVVYGSKAVGEPPLMLAMSVREALRTAVEAFGPEGVEVDLGCPSTPEAVFWAIQEARGKVAGGEAVRAEEDREDVGSAPGPGPHAAKSPEPETESV is encoded by the coding sequence ATGAACACGGTCACCCAACCCCCAGCCAGCTCGAACCCTGCCGGCGTCGGCACGCGAGTCTCCCATGAGAGCGCCGCGCTACACGTCACCGGTGAGGCCCTGTATACCCACGACCTCGCCACCCGGGACAAGAGCGCCCTTCACGCTTGGCCCGTCCAATCCCCTCACGCCCACGCGTTCGTCACCTCCCTGCGCACCGAACGTGCCCGCAAGGTCCCGGGTGTTGTTGAGGTCCTGACGGCCGAGGACGTGCCGGGACTCAATGACGCCGGCGTCAAACACGATGAGCCTCTTTTCCCCTCCGAGGTCATGTACTTCGGACATGCCGTGTGCTGGGTCATCGGCGAGACCACGGAGGCAGCCCGGCAGGGCGCGGAGGCCGTGGAGATCGACTACGAGCCTCTGTCCTCGATCGTGACCCTTCCTGAGGCGATCGATTCAGGCAGTTTCCAGGGCCCGCAGCACCTCTTGGAACGTGGTCAATCCGGTCCCGCGCTCGATAATTCTGCGCACCGGTTCCGCGGGACTTTCGAATTCGGCGGGCAGGAACATTTCTACCTGGAGACGCACGCATCCTATGCGCGCGTGGACGAGGGTGGTCAGGTCCTGGTCAATTCCTCGACCCAGCACCCGTCCGAGACCCAGGAAATCGTGGCCCACGTGCTGGGGCTGTCCAGCCACGACGTCACGGTCCAATCTTTGCGCATGGGCGGCGCATTCGGCGGCAAGGAAATGCAGCCACATGGTCTCGCAGCCATCGCCGCGATCGCGACTGTGCGCACGGGAAAGCCGGTCAGCCTGCGACTGACCAGGACACAGGACATCACCATGACCGGAAAACGTCATCCGTTCCACGCGGAGTGGGAGGCCGGTTTCGACGAGCAAGGCAGGTTCACGGCCCTCGAGGCCACCCTGACCGCCGATGGCGGCTGGGCGATGGATCTTTCGGAGCCCGTGCTCTCCCGGGCCATGTGCCACATAGACAATGCCTACATGATCCCCAACGTGTCGGTCACCGGAAGAATCGCCCAGACGAATAAAACCTCCCAGACCGCATTCCGAGGATTCGGCGGCCCCCAGGGAATGCTGGTCCTGGAGAACATTCTCGGCCGCTGCGCTCCCTTGATCGGGCTCGATGCCGGCGAGCTTCGCCGCCGTAACTTCTATCAGCCCGGCGACACCACACCCTACGGCCAACCGGTTCGGCATGCCGAACGGATCGCGGAGATCTGGGGGACGCTGAACGAACGCGCGGACGTGGTGCGCCGGAAGGCCGAAATCGCGGAATTCAACGCCGCGCACACTGATACCAAAAAGTCCCTGGCCATGACACCGGTCAAGTTCGGAATTTCGTTCAACTTCGCTGCCTTCAACCAGGCCGGAGCCCTGGTACACGTCTACAAGGACGGTTCCGTGCTCATCAATCATGGCGGCACCGAGATGGGGCAGGGGCTGCACACCAAAATGCGGCAGGTCGCCGCAACGACCCTTGGGGTGGGTCTGGAGCGGGTGCGCTTGGCGCCGACTCGCACGGACAAGGTGCCCAATACCTCCGCGACGGCCGCGAGCTCCGGCGCAGATCTCAACGGCGGCGCGGTGAAGAACGCGTGTGAGCAGATTCGGGGGCGCCTGGCACAGGTCGCCGCAGGAAAGTTCGGCGCCAATCCACACGACGTTCGATTCGAGGATGACGGCGTCGCGGCGCTAGGCAAGGACCCTGTACGTTTCGAAGAGGTGGTCTCGGATGCCTACTTGCAAAGGGTTCAGCTCTTCGCCGCTGGTTACTACCGCACCGAGGGAATCCACTGGGACTCTGCGAATATGCACGGTTCCCCCTTCAAGTACTTCGCCTATGGTGCCGCTGCGACCGAGGTGGAGGTCGATGCTTTCACCGGGGCTTACCGTGTACTCAGGACCGATATCGTGCACGACGTCGGAGACTCGCTGTCCCCATTGGTGGACGTGGGCCAGATCGAAGGCGGATTCGTCCAAGGCACGGGGTGGTTGACCCTCGAGGAGCTTCGCTGGGACACCTCCGACGGCGAGAGGAGGGGGCGCCTCGCGACGCAGGCAGCGAGCACGTACAAGCTGCCGAGCTTCTCCGAACTTCCTGAAGAGTTCAACGTCCACCTCTACGAGCGGGCCACCGAATCGGGGGTCGTCTACGGCTCCAAGGCCGTCGGAGAGCCGCCGCTGATGCTTGCGATGAGCGTGCGGGAGGCCCTGCGAACCGCGGTCGAGGCATTCGGCCCCGAGGGGGTCGAAGTAGACCTGGGATGTCCTTCCACACCAGAAGCGGTGTTCTGGGCAATCCAGGAAGCAAGGGGCAAGGTTGCCGGTGGTGAGGCTGTGCGAGCCGAAGAAGATCGAGAAGACGTCGGCAGCGCACCGGGGCCGGGCCCTCACGCTGCCAAGTCTCCGGAACCTGAAACCGAGTCCGTCTGA